The genomic region AATAATTTGGACACCGTTTTCATTTTGaatgtactattattattatattattgctGCTTTATTAATAATATGTGAGTCAAAAGTGAGAACCTAAACAAATTGTGCATTAAGTGTTTATTGTACCTTTGTTGCACTTTCCATTATCTGCAGTATAGCCATCATAACACGCGCACATCAGTGTTGTTTGTTCGACTGATACACAGCTTGCGTTTGAAACACACTCTTGTTGGTTTGTACTACGTCTTCTTCGTTTTCGGCTAGCAGTTGATGCTGTTGCTTCGTACAAGAACTAATATTATTACATATgaatatataaaaagttatattgttatattgaaGTTGAGCATCGTCTTATAGCAAACGAGCAATATGACATTAGCAAGAGTAAGTGCATACATTCAAggcattaaatataacaaaaaaattattttttatgaaacagaGATGAAGCCATACAGAGAACGAGAAATAATTTGCACCTAAAATTTACACAATTTCTGATGATCATTAACGGTTAAGTTTTCACACAATATCCAAAACATGCGTAGTGaattataattatcataaatataatgTCATAATTAACCACCGATATTATAACTACAAGTGGTACACTAACGAGCCACTATTGTTGTGGCAGGATCCGTTGTTGTTGTATGTGTCGCAGTAGTTGTTGTTGCCGCATTAGTTGTTGTTGCCGCATTAGTAGTTGTTGCCGCAGTAGTTGTTGTTGCcgcagtagttgttgttgttgtcgtaataGTTGTTGTTTCCGCAGTAGCTGTTGTTGTCACAGTAGTTGTTGTTGCCGCAGTAGTTGTTGGTGCCGAGGTAGAACTCGATGCTTGGGAACGTGCACCTGGCTGGGTTGGTCCAGCGGGTGTGAATGTTTGGGCAGGTGTTGTTACAGTTATTGCGACGGTTGTTGTAGTTTCTTTTGTGCATACATGATCGACTCCTAAACAttgataagaaaaaaatcatacagGTGAATTACGCAAAACAGATTTAACGAGTAGTCAAAGACAATGATCTTTAAATAAAAGTCAACCGATGTGTGTGGTTAAATGAATCGGTTTATTTCGCTgcttagcattcaatacaaatacgtGTTATATAACAGATGTGATTTTCGGCGTCAGTTGTTTAATATGTAGAATAAAGCTGACATACttcattataattaataaatacttacgaatatgacaaaaatcaTTTTCACAAACTGTGGTATCATTTGCACACT from Dreissena polymorpha isolate Duluth1 chromosome 5, UMN_Dpol_1.0, whole genome shotgun sequence harbors:
- the LOC127881036 gene encoding integumentary mucin C.1-like, encoding MIPSAFLVAVVFLSCCYVVRCNVLSPCNATVECANDTTVCENDFCHIRVDHVCTKETTTTVAITVTTPAQTFTPAGPTQPGARSQASSSTSAPTTTAATTTTVTTTATAETTTITTTTTTTAATTTTAATTTNAATTTNAATTTTATHTTTTDPATTIVAPTASTASRKRRRRSTNQQECVSNASCVSVEQTTLMCACYDGYTADNGKCNKDPGNGAGHLRVTDLFTVMVMTVLMFLI